The genomic region TCAAAATAATAGATATATACTTATATTATAACATAAGGAGGATTTTTATGAAATTTGCAATTGTTATAAACACATATGTAAGAATAAATAAAGATATAATTGATTACTTCGATCACCCTACTTTATTAGAAAAGTTTGAAGAACAAAATACTTTGCATAAAACAATAGAAAGTATTAATAAATTAAATTTAGATTTAGATGATGAATTGAGTGTTTATGTTTTTTCTGTAGCAGCACATGAAGATACTTCAAAAGACGATGAGATTAGAGAAAAAACAGAAAAAATACTAAAAAAATCAAAATTTAAATATTATATATATACAAATACTGATATAAAAGAATATAGAAAAAAGTATAATTCAGAATTTTTTTCAACAAAAGGATATTCAGAAATAAGAAATCAAGGATTCTTATTCTCCATAATGAATAATGAAGATGTTATCATACAGATAGATGATGATGAATTATTGAGAGAAAATTATATTATTAAAACAAAAGAAATTCTTAATAATAACCCTGATAAATACTTGATAACAGCTCCATATGAAAAAGATGGGACAATAAGGATACTTGGTGAAGATGAATTAAAAAGTTGGAAAAAGTCTAAATCTATGGATGAAGACATTGTAAGATTATCCAAAGATAATTCTTTAAAAGAATCTATTTTCGGTTTTGGTGGAAATATGATAATTCGAAAAGAATATGCTGAGAAGATGTTTTATCCTTTGGAAATACCTCGTGGTGAAGATTTTGCATTATTATTAGCTTCAAGGTTAATATATGAAAATGGAAATGAATATGCAAAAATTGAACCTAAAAATAGTATGTTTAAAACATATTATTGTTCTGAAAAAGATATAACAATAATACATGAACCTCCATACGTTCCAGCTGAAGATTTTGTTTTCTATGTAGAAAAAAATTTAAAAAGATTTATATTAGAATGGCTTATGATAAAAGGGCAAAGCGCATTTACCTTTGAAGATCTAAAAAAGTATTCTTTATATCTTTATGAAATGATAGGTTATGAAGATTTTAGAGCAAAAATAAAAGAAATATTAAATGAACTAAAAAGAAAATATCAAAATATTGATAAGCTTGAAAAAGAAATTTTGGGATATTTTGATAAATATTCAAAGATAAATAGGTTTGAAGAATATAAAAAGAAACAAAAAGAATATATTGAGCTGGTCAAATCTCTATAAGATATTTCCAATATCGTGTTGGCATATATTGTCTTTGCAATTTTTTATTTTTTCTTTCAGTAATGGTTGTATTATTAAAATAAGTTTTCCAAAGATTTTGAAAAGAAATTTCTTCATAAGATAAATTTTCTTCTTTTAAGTAGAAATCATTATCAAATTCACTGATTTTGAACAATTCTACTTTTTTGTCATATGAAAGAATCAGGTTTCGTTTAATGTCGTGGATAATCCATTTATTATTAGGATATCTATTAATAAAGTGTTTTGAAAGCAATGTGATTATATTATGATCTGGTTCAAAAGGTGCATATAATATAACATTTGCTAATTTTCTAAATCTAATCAATCCAAGAAATTTGTGTTTTTCATTTATTACCTTAGATATAGCATTTTTAATTCTTATAATATAATCTTTTTCAATGTGCAATTCTGCATTGCTATTAATTTTTAATGAAAGATTAAAATATTTTATAATATCAACTTCTATATTTTCTATTTCCGATAAATAAGCGAGGTAAATATTTTTTAAAATAATTTTGTTAAGTTTTCTTATAATGAATTCACTGACAATAGCAGCTTTTTTATAATCTGTTTTAATATTATCTATAATATTAAATATACTTGGATTATATTGCCTAAAAATCATATCAGGTATTTTCTTTTCATTATAAGTATTAAAAATAATGGTTAAAAGCCCTTGAAAAGAACCATCATACAAAACTATTTTCATTTTTACACCGCCTTTTCAATTGCAGTTAATGGAAATAATGGAATTTGGTATTCTTTATTTTTTGTTAATTCCTCTCTTATTATTTCAGGAGTTAAAAACAGATTTGAATAGTATTTCCCATTGCAAGTTATAAAATATTTTGCTCTTTTTAAAACAACCCCCATCTTTTTTAATTCATCAAATGTAATAGGGGCGTATTTTCTTGCTTTTACAATAGTTAAAGCGGATTTAACACCTATTCCAGGTACTCTTAGTAAGGTTTCATAAGAAGCTTTATTAATTTCTACAGGAAAATAGTTGAAATTTCTTAAAGCCCAAGATGTTTTAGGATCAATATTTTCATCTAAAAAAGGATGCTTTTCATCAAGAATTTCATGAGCAGAAAACTTATAAAATCTTAAAAGCCAATCAGCTTGATAAAGTCTATTTTCACGTTTCAGCGGAGGTTTAATATTTGGCAATCTTTTATCATTGTTAACTCTTATAAAAGCAGAATAATAAACTCTTTTCATATTAAATTTTTTATATAATCCTTCTGAAAGTTTAAGAATTTGAAAATCACTTTCTGGTGATGCGCCAACTATTAATTGAGTGCTATGCCCTGCTGGTACAAATAAAGGTGCTTTTTTATATTTTTTTCTTTCTTCAGTATTAGCGAGTGCGTTTTGACCAATAAAACTCATAGGTTTTATTATAGATTCTTTCTTTTTTTGAGGAGCTAATAAATTCAAGCTTTTTTCACTGGGTAGTTCAATATTTACACTTAATCTATCAGCATAAAATCCGGCTTCTCTTATAAGTTTTAAATCAGCACCAGGTATAGCTTTTAAATGTATGTAACCATTAAAATTTTCTTCTAAACGTAATTTTTTTACAACTTTTAACATTTGTTCCATTGTATAATCTGGGTTTTTTATGATTGCAGAACTTAAAAACAATCCCTCAATATAATTTCTTTTATAAAAGTTTATGGTTAAATTAACTATTTCGTCGACAGTGAAAGTTGCACGTTTAATATCATTGCTTGATCTATTAATGCAATAGGCACAATCAAAAATACAGGCATTTGAAAATAAAATTTTTAAAAGGGAAATGCATCTTCCATCGCTGGTCCAACTATGGCATATACCACTGCTGGCAGCATTACCTAACCCTTTTTTTGTATTTTGCCTCTCGCTTCCACTGGAAGAACATGAAACATCATATTTAGCAGCACCGGATAAAATTTTTAATTTTTCTTTTAAATCCATAGTATCACCACTCAACAATTATATCTTTTTGTAGATACTAAAATTATACTACATAATTGTATAATAGTCAACTCTTCAATGTAAAAATTATGTTATAGGAGGAATTTTTATGAAAAAGATTATGTTTTTATCTATGTTTTTCTTGCTTTTTATAAGTGTATTTTCTATTTCAGAAGGAGAATGGATAATTACTCAAAAAGATTTACATTTACCAGGAGAATATTTTGATGGTAAAAATTATTTTTGGAGAGCAGATTATCATCTTGAAGATTTGAAAAATGCGACATCTATATCATTAGAAATTCATCATATTACAGATGATTCTACAGTATTGTTTTTCGATGAAGGAAATAATGAAAAAGCTAATTGGAAATATATAAAATCATTACTCGATGGAGCAAAAAAATTTGTATGGATGGCAATTTATGATGTTAATTATTATCCTTTTATAACTGAATTGAAAGAATTAAATAAAAGAGGTATTGATATAAGATTAGTTTATGAAACAAATAATATAAATTCATATATAAGCGGATTAAGTAAAGTTGGTATAAAGACCAAACATGACAAAAATTATAAATTAATGCATAATAAGTTTTTGATTATTGATGGATATTGTGTAATAACTGGTAGTACTAATTTTACAAATAATGGTTTTGGATATAATTCTAATAATTCTATTGTTATATTTTCAAATGAGTTAGCTCAAGATTATATGAATGAATTTAATGAAATGTTTGAAAAAGGATATTATGGCAAGCAATCATTGGATAATAAACCATATAAAAAAGTGGAATTTGATAGTGGTTTAATAGAACCATATTTCACACCTGAAGATGATTTAACAGATAGAATTATAGAATTAATCGATAACGCGAAAGAATCAATACATGTTATGATATTTACATTTAGCAAAAGAGAAATAGCGGATGCCCTAATAAGGGCTAAAAATAGAGGTGTTGATGTCAAAGTAATAGCAGAAGAATATCAGTCAAATTATAGTTGGGCACAAATAAATAATTTAAAAGAAAATAGAGTTAATGTAATTTTAGATAAAAATGATAGAACATTTCATCATAAAACGATGATAATAGATGGTAAGATAACATTAACGGGATCATTTAATTTTACCAATTCAGCACAATATAATAATGATGAAAATTCACTTGTCATACATAGTGAGTATATTTCTAAAAAATACGAAAAAGAATTTAATAGATTATGGGAAAAATATACAAAGTAGGTTATAAAGCATTTGGTTTTCATTTATATATGATATAATAAAATTGAATTAAATTGAATATTGGAGATGGGAAAATGAAAAAATTACCAATAGGGATACAGGATTATAAGGAAATAATAGAAGGAAATTATATATATATAGATAAAACAAAATATATATTTGATTTAATAGATAATGGAAAATATTATTTTTTATCTCGACCAAGAAGATTTGGAAAAAGTTTAACAATATCAACATTATATTACATATTCAAAGGAGAAAAAGAGTTATTTAAAGATACATACATATATGACAAATGGGAATTCAAAGAATATCCTATTATAAGAATTAATTTGTTAGATGTTGCGACTGATACAGAAAAAAGATTCAAAGAAAGCCTATTAAAAATAATACAAGAGGAAGGACAAAGAAATAATATAGAAATAACAGAAAAAGATTATAAATTTGCATTTAATGAATTAATAATAAAATTATCTAAAAAAGGAAAAGTAGTAATATTAGTAGATGAATATGAAAAACCAATATTAGATAATATAAATAACAAAGAAAAAGCTGAAAGGTATAGAGAAATACTAAGAGACTTCTATGTAAGTATAAAATCAAAAGATGAATACATAAAATTTGTATTTATTACTGGAATAACGAAATTTACCAAAACAGGAGTATTCTCAGCACTAAATAATTTAAATGACATATCACTAAATAGAAAATACTCTCAAATGTTAGGTTATACACAAAAAGAATTAGAATATTATTTCAATAACCATATAGAAGAAACAGCAAAAGAAATGGGGATAAGTAAAGAAGAATTATTAAAAGAAATAAAAACATATTATAATGGATTCTCATTTGATGGAGAACACTTTGTATATAATCCATTCTCAGTATTAAGATTCTTTGATGAAAGGAAATTTCAAAATTATTGGTTTGAAAGTGGATCACCATCATTTATATATGAATATGTAAAAGGAAGAAAAATAGAATATGAGGATTTAGTAAAATACACAGTAGATTCATTAGACTTTACAACAAGAGAAATAGAAGATGCAAATGCTAATATATTCTTTGCACAAGCAGGATATTTGACATTTAAAGGAATTAAAAAGTATGGAATAACAGAAAAATATATATTAGACTATCCAAATCTTGAAGTAAAAAATAGTTTCTCAAAATTAATATTAGAAGCAAATTATAGTTTAAACGAAGAAACATATGAAAAAATATATGAAATATATGAACTAGTAGAAGAAAATAGGATAGAGGGATTAATAAAAGAAATAAAAAGAATAATAAGTGCAATACCGTATAACTTACATCAAAAAAGAGAAAGTTATTATCACTCATTAATATATACAATATTAGCCTCAGCAGGATTAAACGTAACAGCAGAAGAACTAACAAATCTTGGAAGAAGTGACTTAATATTAGAGCATAATGACAAAATATATTTGTTTGAAATAAAGCTAGATAAAAGTGCAAAAGAAGCAATAGAACAAATAAAAGAAAAGAAATATTATGAAAAATATATGAGTAAAAATAATGAAAAAGAAATATACATAATAGGAATAAACATAGATTCAGAAAAAAGAAATATTGAGGATTATATGATAGAAAAATTATAACCACAGCCAGCTGTGGTTATTTTAAAAATTCTATTTTCTGCTACCTGGTTTGACAACAGGAATATTTTCTTTACATAAAGGGCAATTATCAGGTTCATAAGTTTTAGCGTCTATTTCAATTAATGATTTTATAGGATAATTTTCAAGATGCTCTTTTTTACTTCTGTTTACAATACAACCCAATCCAACAATATCAGGATTATATTTTTTAAGGCTTTCAACTACTTCAAGTGTTGATTTTCCCGTTGTTATAACGTCTTCTATTATAATAACTTTTTTATTTTTTTCGATGAAAAAATTCCTTCTTAATTCCATTACCCCTTCTTTATTTCTTTCTGTAAATAGGAAAGGAACATTAAAAGCTTTTGCAACTTCGTATCCAATAATGATTCCACCTAATGCAGGAGATACAATATAATCTGGAACTACATTGAACATTTTTGATAGTTCTTTTCCAAGTGCTTCAGCATATTGAGGATATTTTAAAATCTGAGCACATTGAATATATGTATCAGAATGAAGACCAGAAGATAATAGAAAATGTCCAGTTAAAAGAGCATTTGTTTCTTTCATTAAATTCACTATATCCATAATCTCACTCCTCGGAAGCATTTGTTAATTCAAAAAATAAATTTACTAAAACACCAACAACAGCAGCTAAACCTAAACCTTCTAAAGCGAAGTTACCAGCTTTGAATACAGCTCCACCTAAACCTGTTACTAACATCAATGACATTGTTACTAAATTTCTTCCTTCTACTTTTACTTGGTTGTTTATCAATGTTTTTGCACCAATACTTGCTATCATACCGAATAATAATATTTCTATTCCACCCATTACTGGTACTGGTATTGATCTTACTATTGCTCCAACTTTTGGTACCATTGCTAATAAGATTGCAAAGAATGCTGCTATTCTCATTATCCATGGATTGAATGCTTTTGTAAATGCTAATACCCCAGTGTTTTCACTATAGGTCGTGTTTGCAGGGCCACCAAAGAATCCACCTAATGATGTTGCAAGCCCATCACCCATTAATGTCCTGTGCATTCCAGGATCTTCATAGAATTTCTTTCCTACTACTGCTGAGATTGCAAATACATCACCAAAGTGTTCTACTGATGGTGCAATAGCAACTGGTACTATTGCTGCTGCAGCATACCATGAGAACTTTGGTAAATACATTTCTGGTATTCCTACCCAGCTAGCTGTTCCTACTTCTGCAAAATGTACATTTCCTGTTATTGCTGCAACAATATATCCTACTATGATTCCCCATATTACAGGTATTAATCTGCTAAATCCCCTTGTATATAGTCTAACTATAATTGCTGTACCAAGAGATACCATTGCTATCCACCAATTTCCACTTGCCATGTTTATTGCTACTGGACTTAGTATCAAACCAATTAATATAATCATTGTTCCTGATATTACTGGTGGGAATAGTTTTTCAAATCTTCTAATACCTATCCATTTGATTAAAACACCAAAACCAAATTTAACTAAACCTGCTAAGAATATACCACCTGTTGCATATGCCAGATAAGGTTTTAAATCTACACCAGCAGCTACTGCATCTTGAATGTTTTTATACTCTAATCCTGCTTGATTCATATAATGCATTGCTACTGCAACTATTGGAGCTATATATGCAAAACTAGAACCTAAAAATACTGGAACTTTCCATTTGGTAATCCAGTGGAATAATAATGTTCCGAGTCCAGCAGTGAGTAACGCAACATTAACTGGAATACCTGTTAAATACGGTACCAATACTGTTGCACCGAACATCGTAAAGGTATGTTGTAACCCTAATAGTATCAATCCCCCTGTGCTCATACCTTCACTTCTGTCTTCTTGCAAAGTTACTTCACCATATTTACCCATACTATCCCTCCTATTTAAAATTTAATGAGAATAATATTTATTAATTATTTCATTGAATTCTTTTGCTTTTTTTCGTGGATTTTCATCAAAGATAATAGCTCTTGAAACATTAATAAATATGTTTTTATAACCATTTAGATTTTTAAATAACTCTTGAGTATTTCCACCTTGTGATCCAATTCCAGGTATTAAAAATATCATGTTTTCTGATATATCAACGATTTCTTTTATATAATCAGAATTAGTTGCGCCAACTATAATTCCAATTTTGTTTTTATGTTGTTTATTTAAGTTATTCATTTTTTCTGTTATTTTTAAATATAATTTTTCAGGAATCTCAAAGTCATATGCTCCTTTGTTTGAGGTCAAAGCTAAAGCAAATAAATGGGAATTTTTATATTCAAGATATGGTTCTAATGTATCTAATCCCATTAATGGATTAATAGTTAAAGAATCAACTTTTAGTCTTTCAAAATAATATTCTGCATATGCTTTTGCTGTGTTTCCAATATCTCCTCTTTTTGAATCTAAAATTATTGGTATTTCTGGATTTTGCCTTATATAGTTTATAGTGTTTTCCAATATTTCTAATCCTTTAGGTCCTAGTTTTTCGTAAAAAGCGATATTTATTTTATAACCGCAGATTAAATCATGAGTTTCATCGATAATTTTTTTGTTGAATTCAAAAACATCTCCATTAATTCTTTTATAATCGCTATCTAACCCAACGAGCAAAACAGAACTATTTTTTTCTCTTATTTTTAAATATTTTTCAAACATAATATCCCTCCACAGCGCAAGATAAAATATTTTCATATTTTTCATTTTTTAAATAATCATTTAAATCATTTATTATTTTTATAGGTATTTCTGGATCTGACATTACTCCAGAACCTATTCCAACAAGATTTGCACCTGCCATTATAAACTCTATAGCATCTTTGTAATCAAAGACTCCACCCATTCCGATAATAGGTAAATCTTTGAATTTTCTTCTTATTATAAAGATTGTAGCAAGAGCAATAGGTTTTATTGATGGACCACTAAAACCGCCAAAGCCTCTTTTTAAAATAGGTATTTTTTTGTTTATATCTATTTTCATACCTTTTGGAGAATTTATTAATGTTATTCCATCTGCGCCACCATTAACAGCAGCTGAGATTAAATTTTCTAAAAATGTTTCGACTCCGAATTTTACAAAGATAGGTTTTTTAGAAATTTTTTTAACTTCTTTTACTAAGTCAAAAATAGATTTTTCATCAATTCCAAGTGGGATGCCATTTTTTCCAACATTAGGACAGGATAAGTTTAATTCGAAAAATACAGCATTTGAATTATTTAATTTTTCTATTAAACTTAAATAATCTTCTTTTGTGTCTCCACCAATGCTCAGAATTATGTTTGTATCTAATGTTTCTAAAAAAGGTAAATCATTTAAGATGAATTTATCTATTCCAGGATTTTGTAACCCTATAGAATTTAATATTCCAGACTTTACATTAACTATTCGTGGAGGTGGATTACCTTCTTTTTCATATGGTGTAACAGTTTTTGCAGTAAAACCTCCTAATTCATTTAAATCTATATGTTTTGATAACTCTTTGCCGTTTCCTCCTGGACCCGATGCTATGATTATAGGATTTTTAAATTTTATTCCACATATTTCTACCATTCGAGTTGCACCTCGCTTAAATCAAATATAGGGCCATCTTTACATATCATTTTTATTCCATCATTTGTTTTGATAGGACATCCTTTGCATATTCCTATACCACAACCCATTCTTGCTTCCAAAGAAGCATATAATTTTTTATTTTTGAATTTATTTTTTGTATGTTTTATTAGATTTAAACTTCCACATATTAAAATTGCAGTATCTTCAGAAATTTCTAATTTTTCCGCTTTTTCTAATAAATTCATTCCTTCTATTGAATCTATATGTAAACCTTCAATGTTTAATATTTTCTGTATTTCTGGGGTTACAAAACCATATATTTTTTCTTTAATTAAATCAGGATATTTATTTGAAAAATGTATTAATGGAGCAGAACCACAATCGCCACCGAGTAAAATATATTTTTTATTCTTATCTATTTTTTTAATGAATGGAATACCATATGCTCCTCTTATATCCAATTCATCATTGATTTTTAATTTTTTTAACTCCGCAGTCATTTCCCCTACAATTGCAATGAGGAATTTAATTATTTTATCTTCTTGATATATAACGGAAAATGGTTTTGGGAAATCAAAATATTTTGGTTTTAACATTACAAATTGTCCAGGTTCAATATTCAATATTTCTTCTGTTTCAATAGTCAAAAGAATATAATTATCTGTTGTTTCAATTTCTTTTACAATGGCATTCATTAAATTTCCTCCCTGTATTTTATTTCTCCATTTACAACAGTTAAAACAACTTTTCCGTATAAATTTTCATATGGAATATTTTTCCCCTTTGAAAAGATTTTTTTATCCCAATTTTTATTTAAATCAACTAAAACAATATCAGCATAATAGCCTTCTTTAATATCTCCGATATTTTCAAGATTAAAAACTTTTGCTGGATTATATGTTATTTTTTCTATAATATATTGAAAATCGATATTATATTTTTTAGAGATGGTATATATGGCTGGGAAGAATATATCCAGTCCTGATATTCCATTTGGAGCATTTCTGTAATCTTTTTTCTTTTCTTCTATAGAATGTGGTGCATGATCGCTTACAATAATATCTATATAATCAAGATTATTTATTAAAAATTTTTGTGTATCATTATCTGGTAATGGTGGGTTAATTTTCTTTAATGGATTATTATTGTCTTTTTCTAAAAGTAGATGGTGAAACGTTATTTCGCATGTTGTGTTGATATTATTTGATTTTGCATACTTAATTAATTCAAGCGAGTTTTTAGTTGAAATATGAGCTATATGGACATGTGCTTTAGTAAATTTAGATAACTCTATATCTCTTGCTACCATTAATGATTCAAAAATTTCTTTATTTGAGAAACGACTATTTTCACAATGATTGATGATGATACCGTTGAAATTTTTTACTTCATTTAAAGCATTAAACATTATTTCATCATTCCAAATAGGATTTCCATCATCGGAAAAGAATCTATATCCATTTTTGTTGAGCTCTTTTAAATTATTTAATTCTAAGCCTTTTCTTTCTTTAGTAACCGCTGGTATTGGTATAATTTTAGATAAATTTATTTTTTTTGACTTTTTTAATACATAATCCAAAATTTCTAAATTATCCATAGCTGGTTTGGTATTAGGCATTACACCAAGAGTAGTAACACCACCATGTACAGCTGCTTTTAAACCTGTTTCAATAGTTTCTTTATATTCGTATCCAGGTTCTCTTAAATGTGTATGCATATCGATAATTCCAGGTATAAGAGTTAAGTTTTTTGCGTCAATGACAATATCTGCTTTTTTTATATTTTTCGATATTTCTATTATTTTGTTTTTTTCGATATAAACGTTAAAAACACCATTGGTTGAATGTGAAATGATATTAGCATTTTTTATTAATATGCTCATATTTTCACCTAAATATTCCATATTTCATCATAATTATGAGGTGTTTCACAGTATTCACATACTAAATTTCCGTTTTCATCTTTTATAAAGGAGCCTTTTACATTTTCACCATGAATAGGATTAGTAATACAATTTTCATTTTTACATCTTAATTCTTCAAAACCATAGACTTTTGGTGGAAGTTTTATTCTATATTTTTCTGTAACTCTTGAATCTTTTATAATATTTACAGTTACATTAGGTGAAATTGCAGATAATTTTTTGATTTCTTTTTTGGAAAGGTATCTATCTGGTAAGCTTATGTATCCTTTTAAATTTCCGTCTTCTGATTTGAATATTCCATCTGCACTATCTATGTCATATAATTTCATTATTTTTCTTATTTTCATAATAGTTGAATAAATTTCATCTGAACTCTTACCTTTTGCAATATGATCTATAATAGTTCCATTTGCTATAGGTTTAATTCCTCTTTTACCATCTTTTTGGACACCTTTTGTGCCGTTTGTAATAGGTGCATTTATTATAAATTCTTCATCTTTTTTTTCTTTTTGTGGGGTTAAATCAAAATTTGTTTTTAAAGCTCCACCAAACATAGATAGTAAAATAATTCTTGTCCAATAACCATTGATTGCTTGTTTTTCCCAACCATTTAATGGAAGATCATCTAAGAAAGTAGGAATAGTAGGATATATTTTATGTCTTGGAAGTGGATGATAGAATTTAACATTTTGAGGAAGTAAAGTAAGGAAATCTTTTTTGAAGGTAACAGCTTTTCTTAAAATAAATTCTTTTTCTAAAATATCTTCTCCCATTCTTTCTAATTGTAATCTTGTAAAATACCATATTTTTGCAATATCTTTTTGTTTTAAATAGTTTTCAATTGAATCAAAAATTCTAACTTCAAAACCATTTTTTTTCATTTTTTCGATATAGTGTAAAGGCATTGAGATTTCTTGAGGTGCAATAAGGTCGACTTTAACGTTTTTGAAGATTTTTAATCCATTAACTTTTGAATGGACAGTTCTGCCATGTAACAAATCACCAACAAGAGCAATATGAATAAAAGAATTATCAAAATTATTTTTTTCAAGGAAAGTAAATTCATCGAGAAGTTCTTGAGTAGGGTGTTCATGTTTTCCATCGCCGGCATTTATAAAAGAGGGAATAGGGAGATTATTTCTAATAGCAAATTTTGAAACAGATTCGGAAAGTAATTTAGTAGTACCTTCAAGTTTTGTTCTTAAAACGAAAATGGAATAGTCACTATAACCGGTAAGCATATTAAATGTATCAACATAACTTTCTTTTTTATTAAATGAGGAATGATTTGAATCAAAGATAGTAACTTTAGCGTTTTTGTGGAATTTAGCAGCATTAATGAAGGATTCTTTTGTGCGGGTACTTGGTTCAATAAAAACAATATAAATACCAACA from Marinitoga aeolica harbors:
- a CDS encoding dihydroorotate dehydrogenase; this translates as MVEICGIKFKNPIIIASGPGGNGKELSKHIDLNELGGFTAKTVTPYEKEGNPPPRIVNVKSGILNSIGLQNPGIDKFILNDLPFLETLDTNIILSIGGDTKEDYLSLIEKLNNSNAVFFELNLSCPNVGKNGIPLGIDEKSIFDLVKEVKKISKKPIFVKFGVETFLENLISAAVNGGADGITLINSPKGMKIDINKKIPILKRGFGGFSGPSIKPIALATIFIIRRKFKDLPIIGMGGVFDYKDAIEFIMAGANLVGIGSGVMSDPEIPIKIINDLNDYLKNEKYENILSCAVEGYYV
- a CDS encoding iron-sulfur cluster-binding protein — its product is MNAIVKEIETTDNYILLTIETEEILNIEPGQFVMLKPKYFDFPKPFSVIYQEDKIIKFLIAIVGEMTAELKKLKINDELDIRGAYGIPFIKKIDKNKKYILLGGDCGSAPLIHFSNKYPDLIKEKIYGFVTPEIQKILNIEGLHIDSIEGMNLLEKAEKLEISEDTAILICGSLNLIKHTKNKFKNKKLYASLEARMGCGIGICKGCPIKTNDGIKMICKDGPIFDLSEVQLEW
- a CDS encoding dihydroorotase, which encodes MSILIKNANIISHSTNGVFNVYIEKNKIIEISKNIKKADIVIDAKNLTLIPGIIDMHTHLREPGYEYKETIETGLKAAVHGGVTTLGVMPNTKPAMDNLEILDYVLKKSKKINLSKIIPIPAVTKERKGLELNNLKELNKNGYRFFSDDGNPIWNDEIMFNALNEVKNFNGIIINHCENSRFSNKEIFESLMVARDIELSKFTKAHVHIAHISTKNSLELIKYAKSNNINTTCEITFHHLLLEKDNNNPLKKINPPLPDNDTQKFLINNLDYIDIIVSDHAPHSIEEKKKDYRNAPNGISGLDIFFPAIYTISKKYNIDFQYIIEKITYNPAKVFNLENIGDIKEGYYADIVLVDLNKNWDKKIFSKGKNIPYENLYGKVVLTVVNGEIKYREEI
- a CDS encoding bifunctional aspartate carbamoyltransferase catalytic subunit/aspartate carbamoyltransferase regulatory subunit, yielding METARNDFLGRSLTVINDLNVDEQLFLYRQTHRLKQKWSNKEDLSEFMINKNVGIYIVFIEPSTRTKESFINAAKFHKNAKVTIFDSNHSSFNKKESYVDTFNMLTGYSDYSIFVLRTKLEGTTKLLSESVSKFAIRNNLPIPSFINAGDGKHEHPTQELLDEFTFLEKNNFDNSFIHIALVGDLLHGRTVHSKVNGLKIFKNVKVDLIAPQEISMPLHYIEKMKKNGFEVRIFDSIENYLKQKDIAKIWYFTRLQLERMGEDILEKEFILRKAVTFKKDFLTLLPQNVKFYHPLPRHKIYPTIPTFLDDLPLNGWEKQAINGYWTRIILLSMFGGALKTNFDLTPQKEKKDEEFIINAPITNGTKGVQKDGKRGIKPIANGTIIDHIAKGKSSDEIYSTIMKIRKIMKLYDIDSADGIFKSEDGNLKGYISLPDRYLSKKEIKKLSAISPNVTVNIIKDSRVTEKYRIKLPPKVYGFEELRCKNENCITNPIHGENVKGSFIKDENGNLVCEYCETPHNYDEIWNI